Proteins from one Chelonia mydas isolate rCheMyd1 chromosome 14, rCheMyd1.pri.v2, whole genome shotgun sequence genomic window:
- the GALK1 gene encoding galactokinase produces the protein MAGRREADLGSLLAQARVAYRGAFAGADPELAVSAPGRVNLIGEHTDYNQGFVLPMALQLGTVVVGSPRQDGTISVITTAEEAEEPKRVQFPAPTERNTLKPGEPHWANYVKGVIQHYRAGPLPGFNAVIASNVPLGGGLSSSASLEVAMYTFLQQLCPDDGDLVAKALACQKAEHTFAGMPCGIMDQFISVMGKEGYALLIDCRSLETFLLPLTDPSLVVLITNSNVRHALTGSEYPTRRRQCEEAAKALGKASLREACLADLEAARALLSEEVYRRARHVIGEIERTSRAAQALQARDYRTFGRLMVESHNSLRDDYEVSCPELDELVAAALDVSGVYGSRMTGGGFGGCTVTLLEAEAAEEALQHIKEKYNGTATFYFTTPSDGAKAQPVYGVTSLSA, from the exons ATGGCCGGGCGAAGGGAGGCCGATCTCGGCTCGCTGCTGGCGCAGGCCCGGGTGGCTTACCGAGGGGCCTTCGCAGGGGCGGACCCTGAGCTCGCGGTGTCAGCCCCCGGCAGGGTGAACCTGATCGGAGAGCACACGGACTACAACCAGGGCTTCGTGCTGCCTATG gccctgcagctgggcaCCGTGGTGGTCGGGAGCCCAAGGCAGGACGGAACAATATCCGTCATTACAACcgcggaggaggcagaggagccCAAAAGGGTGCAGTTTCCAGCTCCAACAGAAAGAAACACCCTGAAGCCCGGAGAACCTCACTGGGCTAACTATGTGAAGGGCGTGATCCAGCATTACCGGG CCGGTCCTCTCCCAGGCTTCAACGCAGTGATAGCCAGTAACGTTCCCCTGGGCGGTGGCCTGTCTAGTTCAGCCTCTCTGGAAGTGGCTATGTATACCtttctgcagcagctctgcccaG ATGATGGGGACTTAGTAGCCAAGGCTCTGGCATGCCAGAAAGCTGAGCACACATTTGCTGGTATGCCCTGTGGGATCATGGACCAGTTCATATCTGTGATGGGCAAAGAGGGCTATGCGTTGCTAATAGACTGCAG GTCGCTGGAGACTTTCCTCTTGCCTTTGACGGACCCCAGCTTGGTGGTTCTCATCACCAACTCCAACGTGCGGCATGCGCTGACGGGCAGCGAGTACCCCACGCGCCGGCGCCAGTGCGAGGAGGCAGCGAAGGCTCTGGGCAAGGCCAGTCTGAGGGAGGCCTGTCTGGCCGACTTGGAGG CTGCCCGGGCCCTGCTGAGCGAGGAGGTGTACCGGCGCGCGAGGCACGTCATCGGAGAAATAGAGCGCACCTCCCGGGCGGCGCAGGCGCTGCAGGCCAGGGACTACAGGACATTTGGGAGGCTGATGGTGGAGAGTCACAACTCCCTCCG ggATGATTATGAGGTCAGCTGTCCTGAGCTGGATGAGCTGGTCGCTGCAGCGCTGGACGTCAGTGGGGTTTATGGCAGCAGGATGACGGGCGGAGGCTTTGGAGGCTGCACGGTCACGCTGCTGGAGGCTGAAGCAGCAGAGGAAGCTTTGCAGCACATCAAG GAGAAGTACAACGGCACAGCTACTTTCTATTTCACTACGCCTTCAGATGGGGCAAAGGCACAGCCTGTGTACGGAGTGACTTCCCTTTCTGCATAG
- the LOC114022549 gene encoding uncharacterized protein LOC114022549 isoform X2 has product MTGKEPLLGTLKACILAIKEGSSLCTDASPHLAPFCEILEMILRKGIKQPVLGFKRRDYWHWLEQLPQQDTCSGVTPLSIMIEKASSCEKVLTAQGRGRYFLRLALNQKLLATAIQQLARNPTLLECYDPLISVLGNEDFMEPFLSLMLVVSEMNFSLDLQNSSFLDESWLLPVCVTYETVPCRELGMVLRYLDGRIFVTEVLPESQAEVDEVVLAGDVIDEISGFSLRNARNGQAGTVLQKLKGKPLSFRMIRWKWHDGGMYKPLLPYLQVLREKVPSFQLQQEHAHKEEKEERCLQGGRLLYNLRYLGQANVGKYGGKEVLDEGILLVLEQHLCPREVLFDVKETEVFIQEKTSSKVLFQYPYPEISCVGRRLDSNHLFAFCVGVSPGTPEHSTFDCLVFESNSERECEEIIKRIGLKRSYPAVTENETKTKTSCDRKAHMQNSKDTRIYSDTYR; this is encoded by the exons atgacTGGGAAAGAGCCGCTGCTGGGGACCCTGAAAG CATGCATCCTCGCCATCAAGGAGGGGAGCAGCCTGTGCACTGATGCCTCCCCGCACCTAGCCCCCTTCTGCGAGATCCTGGAAATGATCCTTCGAAAAGGAATTAAAC AGCCGGTGCTGGGCTTCAAGAGACGAGATTATTGGCACTGGTTAGAGCAGCTTCCTCAGCAGGATACCTGCAGCGG GGTGACCCCCTTGTCAATTATGATAGAGAAAGCCAGTTCCTGTGAGAAGGTGCTGACAGCGCAGGGACGAGGGCGGTACTTCCTGCGCCTAGCTTTAAATCAGAAGTTACTAGCTACTGCCATTCAACAGCTGGCTCGGAATCCAACACTGCTGGAG tgttacGATCCTCTGATCTCAGTGCTGGGAAATGAAGATTTCATGG AGCCGTTCCTCTCACTGATGCTGGTGGTGTCAGAGATGAATTTCTCTCTGGATCTGCAG AATTCCAGTTTCTTGGATGAAAGTTGGCTGCTGCCG GTGTGTGTGACCTATGAGACTGTACCCTGCAGAGAACTGGGGATGGTGCTCAG GTACTTGGACGGTCGGATCTTTGTCACTGAGGTGCTTCCCGAGAGCCAGGCAGAGGTGGACGAAGTGGTGCTGGCTGGAGATGTCATTGACGAGATCAGTGGCTTTTCCCTGAGAAATGCACGCAACGGACAG GCAGGGACTGTGCTGCAGAAGCTGAAGGGCAAGCCTCTGAGCTTCCGCATGATCCGGTGGAAGTGGCATGACGGAGGGATGTACAAGCCGCTGCTGCCCTACCTGCAAGTGCTAAGGGAGAAGGTCCCCAGCTTCCAGCTCCAACAGGAGCACGCACacaaagaggagaaggaggagcggTGTCTGCAAGGGGGCAG GCTTCTGTACAACCTGCGGTACCTGGGCCAGGCCAATGTAGGAAAG TACGGTGGCAAAGAGGTGCTGGACGAAGGGATACTCCTGGTGTTAGAGCAGCACCTGTGCCCACGG GAAGTTTTATTTGACGTGAAAGAAACTGAAGTCTTCATACAAGAGAAAACCTCTTCCAAG GTTCTGTTCCAGTACCCCTATCCGGAGATCTCCTGTGTGGGTCGCCGGCTGGACAGCAACCATCTTTTTGCCTTCTGTGTTGG GGTTTCACCAGGGACCCCCGAACACAGTACCTTTGACTGTCTTGTGTTTGAATCAAATTCTGAGAGAGAATGTGAAGAAATTATCAAGAGAATTG
- the LOC114022549 gene encoding uncharacterized protein LOC114022549 isoform X3, which yields MTGKEPLLGTLKACILAIKEGSSLCTDASPHLAPFCEILEMILRKGIKQPVLGFKRRDYWHWLEQLPQQDTCSGVTPLSIMIEKASSCEKVLTAQGRGRYFLRLALNQKLLATAIQQLARNPTLLECYDPLISVLGNEDFMEPFLSLMLVVSEMNFSLDLQNSSFLDESWLLPVCVTYETVPCRELGMVLRYLDGRIFVTEVLPESQAEVDEVVLAGDVIDEISGFSLRNARNGQAGTVLQKLKGKPLSFRMIRWKWHDGGMYKPLLPYLQVLREKVPSFQLQQEHAHKEEKEERCLQGGRLLYNLRYLGQANVGKYGGKEVLDEGILLVLEQHLCPREVLFDVKETEVFIQEKTSSKVLFQYPYPEISCVGRRLDSNHLFAFCVGVSPGTPEHSTFDCLVFESNSERECEEIIKRIAAGFKHTEWFV from the exons atgacTGGGAAAGAGCCGCTGCTGGGGACCCTGAAAG CATGCATCCTCGCCATCAAGGAGGGGAGCAGCCTGTGCACTGATGCCTCCCCGCACCTAGCCCCCTTCTGCGAGATCCTGGAAATGATCCTTCGAAAAGGAATTAAAC AGCCGGTGCTGGGCTTCAAGAGACGAGATTATTGGCACTGGTTAGAGCAGCTTCCTCAGCAGGATACCTGCAGCGG GGTGACCCCCTTGTCAATTATGATAGAGAAAGCCAGTTCCTGTGAGAAGGTGCTGACAGCGCAGGGACGAGGGCGGTACTTCCTGCGCCTAGCTTTAAATCAGAAGTTACTAGCTACTGCCATTCAACAGCTGGCTCGGAATCCAACACTGCTGGAG tgttacGATCCTCTGATCTCAGTGCTGGGAAATGAAGATTTCATGG AGCCGTTCCTCTCACTGATGCTGGTGGTGTCAGAGATGAATTTCTCTCTGGATCTGCAG AATTCCAGTTTCTTGGATGAAAGTTGGCTGCTGCCG GTGTGTGTGACCTATGAGACTGTACCCTGCAGAGAACTGGGGATGGTGCTCAG GTACTTGGACGGTCGGATCTTTGTCACTGAGGTGCTTCCCGAGAGCCAGGCAGAGGTGGACGAAGTGGTGCTGGCTGGAGATGTCATTGACGAGATCAGTGGCTTTTCCCTGAGAAATGCACGCAACGGACAG GCAGGGACTGTGCTGCAGAAGCTGAAGGGCAAGCCTCTGAGCTTCCGCATGATCCGGTGGAAGTGGCATGACGGAGGGATGTACAAGCCGCTGCTGCCCTACCTGCAAGTGCTAAGGGAGAAGGTCCCCAGCTTCCAGCTCCAACAGGAGCACGCACacaaagaggagaaggaggagcggTGTCTGCAAGGGGGCAG GCTTCTGTACAACCTGCGGTACCTGGGCCAGGCCAATGTAGGAAAG TACGGTGGCAAAGAGGTGCTGGACGAAGGGATACTCCTGGTGTTAGAGCAGCACCTGTGCCCACGG GAAGTTTTATTTGACGTGAAAGAAACTGAAGTCTTCATACAAGAGAAAACCTCTTCCAAG GTTCTGTTCCAGTACCCCTATCCGGAGATCTCCTGTGTGGGTCGCCGGCTGGACAGCAACCATCTTTTTGCCTTCTGTGTTGG GGTTTCACCAGGGACCCCCGAACACAGTACCTTTGACTGTCTTGTGTTTGAATCAAATTCTGAGAGAGAATGTGAAGAAATTATCAAGAGAATTG CTGCTGGATTTAAACACACTGAATGGTTTGTCTGA
- the LOC114022549 gene encoding uncharacterized protein LOC114022549 isoform X1 has protein sequence MTGKEPLLGTLKACILAIKEGSSLCTDASPHLAPFCEILEMILRKGIKQPVLGFKRRDYWHWLEQLPQQDTCSGVTPLSIMIEKASSCEKVLTAQGRGRYFLRLALNQKLLATAIQQLARNPTLLECYDPLISVLGNEDFMEPFLSLMLVVSEMNFSLDLQNSSFLDESWLLPVCVTYETVPCRELGMVLRYLDGRIFVTEVLPESQAEVDEVVLAGDVIDEISGFSLRNARNGQAGTVLQKLKGKPLSFRMIRWKWHDGGMYKPLLPYLQVLREKVPSFQLQQEHAHKEEKEERCLQGGRLLYNLRYLGQANVGKYGGKEVLDEGILLVLEQHLCPREVLFDVKETEVFIQEKTSSKVLFQYPYPEISCVGRRLDSNHLFAFCVGVSPGTPEHSTFDCLVFESNSERECEEIIKRIAFCSGLGLKRSYPAVTENETKTKTSCDRKAHMQNSKDTRIYSDTYR, from the exons atgacTGGGAAAGAGCCGCTGCTGGGGACCCTGAAAG CATGCATCCTCGCCATCAAGGAGGGGAGCAGCCTGTGCACTGATGCCTCCCCGCACCTAGCCCCCTTCTGCGAGATCCTGGAAATGATCCTTCGAAAAGGAATTAAAC AGCCGGTGCTGGGCTTCAAGAGACGAGATTATTGGCACTGGTTAGAGCAGCTTCCTCAGCAGGATACCTGCAGCGG GGTGACCCCCTTGTCAATTATGATAGAGAAAGCCAGTTCCTGTGAGAAGGTGCTGACAGCGCAGGGACGAGGGCGGTACTTCCTGCGCCTAGCTTTAAATCAGAAGTTACTAGCTACTGCCATTCAACAGCTGGCTCGGAATCCAACACTGCTGGAG tgttacGATCCTCTGATCTCAGTGCTGGGAAATGAAGATTTCATGG AGCCGTTCCTCTCACTGATGCTGGTGGTGTCAGAGATGAATTTCTCTCTGGATCTGCAG AATTCCAGTTTCTTGGATGAAAGTTGGCTGCTGCCG GTGTGTGTGACCTATGAGACTGTACCCTGCAGAGAACTGGGGATGGTGCTCAG GTACTTGGACGGTCGGATCTTTGTCACTGAGGTGCTTCCCGAGAGCCAGGCAGAGGTGGACGAAGTGGTGCTGGCTGGAGATGTCATTGACGAGATCAGTGGCTTTTCCCTGAGAAATGCACGCAACGGACAG GCAGGGACTGTGCTGCAGAAGCTGAAGGGCAAGCCTCTGAGCTTCCGCATGATCCGGTGGAAGTGGCATGACGGAGGGATGTACAAGCCGCTGCTGCCCTACCTGCAAGTGCTAAGGGAGAAGGTCCCCAGCTTCCAGCTCCAACAGGAGCACGCACacaaagaggagaaggaggagcggTGTCTGCAAGGGGGCAG GCTTCTGTACAACCTGCGGTACCTGGGCCAGGCCAATGTAGGAAAG TACGGTGGCAAAGAGGTGCTGGACGAAGGGATACTCCTGGTGTTAGAGCAGCACCTGTGCCCACGG GAAGTTTTATTTGACGTGAAAGAAACTGAAGTCTTCATACAAGAGAAAACCTCTTCCAAG GTTCTGTTCCAGTACCCCTATCCGGAGATCTCCTGTGTGGGTCGCCGGCTGGACAGCAACCATCTTTTTGCCTTCTGTGTTGG GGTTTCACCAGGGACCCCCGAACACAGTACCTTTGACTGTCTTGTGTTTGAATCAAATTCTGAGAGAGAATGTGAAGAAATTATCAAGAGAATTG
- the LOC114022549 gene encoding uncharacterized protein LOC114022549 isoform X5: protein MILRKGIKQPVLGFKRRDYWHWLEQLPQQDTCSGVTPLSIMIEKASSCEKVLTAQGRGRYFLRLALNQKLLATAIQQLARNPTLLECYDPLISVLGNEDFMEPFLSLMLVVSEMNFSLDLQNSSFLDESWLLPVCVTYETVPCRELGMVLRYLDGRIFVTEVLPESQAEVDEVVLAGDVIDEISGFSLRNARNGQAGTVLQKLKGKPLSFRMIRWKWHDGGMYKPLLPYLQVLREKVPSFQLQQEHAHKEEKEERCLQGGRLLYNLRYLGQANVGKYGGKEVLDEGILLVLEQHLCPREVLFDVKETEVFIQEKTSSKVLFQYPYPEISCVGRRLDSNHLFAFCVGVSPGTPEHSTFDCLVFESNSERECEEIIKRIAAGFKHTEWFV from the exons ATGATCCTTCGAAAAGGAATTAAAC AGCCGGTGCTGGGCTTCAAGAGACGAGATTATTGGCACTGGTTAGAGCAGCTTCCTCAGCAGGATACCTGCAGCGG GGTGACCCCCTTGTCAATTATGATAGAGAAAGCCAGTTCCTGTGAGAAGGTGCTGACAGCGCAGGGACGAGGGCGGTACTTCCTGCGCCTAGCTTTAAATCAGAAGTTACTAGCTACTGCCATTCAACAGCTGGCTCGGAATCCAACACTGCTGGAG tgttacGATCCTCTGATCTCAGTGCTGGGAAATGAAGATTTCATGG AGCCGTTCCTCTCACTGATGCTGGTGGTGTCAGAGATGAATTTCTCTCTGGATCTGCAG AATTCCAGTTTCTTGGATGAAAGTTGGCTGCTGCCG GTGTGTGTGACCTATGAGACTGTACCCTGCAGAGAACTGGGGATGGTGCTCAG GTACTTGGACGGTCGGATCTTTGTCACTGAGGTGCTTCCCGAGAGCCAGGCAGAGGTGGACGAAGTGGTGCTGGCTGGAGATGTCATTGACGAGATCAGTGGCTTTTCCCTGAGAAATGCACGCAACGGACAG GCAGGGACTGTGCTGCAGAAGCTGAAGGGCAAGCCTCTGAGCTTCCGCATGATCCGGTGGAAGTGGCATGACGGAGGGATGTACAAGCCGCTGCTGCCCTACCTGCAAGTGCTAAGGGAGAAGGTCCCCAGCTTCCAGCTCCAACAGGAGCACGCACacaaagaggagaaggaggagcggTGTCTGCAAGGGGGCAG GCTTCTGTACAACCTGCGGTACCTGGGCCAGGCCAATGTAGGAAAG TACGGTGGCAAAGAGGTGCTGGACGAAGGGATACTCCTGGTGTTAGAGCAGCACCTGTGCCCACGG GAAGTTTTATTTGACGTGAAAGAAACTGAAGTCTTCATACAAGAGAAAACCTCTTCCAAG GTTCTGTTCCAGTACCCCTATCCGGAGATCTCCTGTGTGGGTCGCCGGCTGGACAGCAACCATCTTTTTGCCTTCTGTGTTGG GGTTTCACCAGGGACCCCCGAACACAGTACCTTTGACTGTCTTGTGTTTGAATCAAATTCTGAGAGAGAATGTGAAGAAATTATCAAGAGAATTG CTGCTGGATTTAAACACACTGAATGGTTTGTCTGA